The genomic segment TTCTTACGCTATTACCAGTATTGTATTCAATATTATTTTGAATAGGGAATAATTTTAGATAAAAAGAAAAGAGCGGCTCTGGGTTCAGAGTCGCTCTTGTTTTTTTGTCCATTTATTGATAAAAAGCTCGGATCGAATCGACCACGGGCTTGGCCGGTCCATAGTCAGAGGTGCCTTCGTAGCGGTAAAGCAGGTCAATCTCTGACTCGTTTAGGGGGACCCTTTGGGCTGGGTCCAGATCCGAGGGGGCGTACCATTTCCCCCTATTAAAAACGAACCCCGCTTTCCGCCATTTTTCTTGTACCTCCGTGAAGGCGGGTACGCCGGCGGGGGTAGTGGTGGAGGTAACATTATAACCGACACCGGCCTCGTGGAGGACCCGAGAGAATGCCCGAGTGGTACCCTCACCGCGAGCCAGAGCCGCAGCGGTGAGACGCTCTAGCGGGGCAAGGGTGGCGTCGGCAGACAACTCTGAAGCAGATGACACACCAAGGAAGTCCGCCTTGGCGCGGATTTTTTCCGGGCTGTCGCCGTTGTCCCTAACCTCCACCACCGGTCGGGTTTTTTTGGGGTTGTCAGGATTTGGCCGACGAACCCCCGTGCTTGAGTAGCACCCGGCGATCACTAGAGCCACGGCCGCAACAACAAAAAATAATCTTTTCATTTTATTCCTGCCCGTAGTACGCCACGGTGCCGGGCTTTTATAAGGTGATGGCCGAGAATGGAAACCGGCCGGTTATTTCAGGAATGGTAGCGGGTTGACGGGTTGGCTACCTACGATGATTTCAAAATGCAGGTGGGAGCCGTCTTTGGCGCCCCGTCGGGCATTGCCAGTATTGCCCATATAGCCGATGATTTGACCTTTATAGACATAGCTACTGGCTGGGACGGCGAAGTTGTGCAGATGGCCATATCTGGTTGAGAAATTTCCATGGTTGATCTCAATTAGATTACCATACTCACCAATATTTTTGGCAATAGTGACCATGCCATTGGCATAGGCAAACACCGGGTCGCCTGTCTCACCGTCGATGTCGATAGCTTGGTGGCTGGGACGGGGAGATTGCGAGATACGGTGGCTGGTGGTTGGCCAGTTGCCGACCATTTGGCCACCGAGCAGGGGTGTTATTCTGACCGGGACTGTGCCTTTGGCAACAAAATCATCTGCCAAGAGCTTTGCCCCGGCATATGACAGGTCAATGATACGACCGGCCACATAGGGACCCCGATCAGTGATGGTGACAAAAATACTTCTGCCAGTGCGTGTGTCTGTCACCATGACACGCGTACCAAATGGCAGGGTTTTATGGGCGGCGAGGGTCGGATCGTAAGCATTAAATATCCGACCATTGGCCATACGTCGGCCATGGAAAGTGTCGCCGACACCATAATTTGATGCGAGGCCGTATTCGGACCAACCGCTAGGAACTGCCCCAAATGTTTCTTGGGTGGTATAGTCCCAGTTACTGGTGGCGAGGTTGCCCACTGCTTGGGCGACGCTGTCCTGCCACGCCTTCTCGCGTCTTGCCCGCTTGGCTCGGTTGGCTTGGCGGATGGAGTCTGCCATAATATTGAGCCGACGGTCTTCCTCCATCTCGCGGGCTTGCCGGGCATCTTTTGATTCGGCAGAGACGGAAGCGGAAGAATTTTGGTTTGGCTGGCCTAGGCGGCCGAGCCGACCATTTATTCTCCCCAGTCGTTGCGAGGCGGCCTCTTGAGAATGCGCCAGCATCCCCAAAAAAACCACCACCCATAAGAAAATATATTTTCTCATGAGGTCACCTCCTTTATTCGTTATTCAATTGTCAATTATTTTTTGTTTTTATGGCAGGTTTTTAGAGCTTAAAGACCTAGCATAAGAACAAAAAACATTTAAACATCTAAACATTTAAGCATTTAAACATAAAAACAGGCACGTTTATTCTAATTTTAAGGTTAGGTGATAGTAACATATATTTTAATTTTTGTCAAGGTTTGGCTAGGATTGGGGAAGAAAGCGGTAAGCGAGGTAAGCAAGATAAGCAGTAAATCCTGAATTGGGTATTACTTAGTACTTACCTAGCTTATTGCTTACTACTTATGCGTTGTTTGCTTTTGGGTGGGAAATCGGATAAAATTGAGTCATCTAATCAACCGAGTATTTAAACAGTTTAGATCGGCCTGACAATTAATAATTTAAAACACCACCCCCTTCCCTTCGGGAAGACCCCTCCTCAGAGAGGAGGGGAAAACCATGCGTCTTGTTTAGTTTATTTGATTTACTTATCTTGCTTACTGCTTATCTCGCTTATTCTATGATCATATTTTTGTATGGGCCGGACACCTTTCGGTCCAAGGAAAAATTAAGGATGTTTAAAGAAAAATTTATTCGTGAGGTGGATAAATCTGGTTTGAATTTGGTGGAGGTGGAAGCAGAAAAAATGGCGATCAATGACCTCAACAAGGCTATGGCTACTCAGTCTTTTTTGGCTAAAAAAAGAATGGTTGTAGTGAGAGATATTTTTAAACAAAGAAAAGCTTTACAGGTAGAGCTTTTGGAGCTTTTGAAAGTAGGAAAATTTAGAGATGGCAAGGATGATAATATTTTGATTTTTTGGGACGAGGAGCCTGACAAGCGATCGGCTTTGTTCAAATATTTAGATGGGAGTAAATTTAAAGAGGAATTTTCTTTATTAAAAAATAATGAACTGACCAGTTGGGTGATAAAAAGAGTAGAAAAAAAGGGGGGCAAGACAAGCAAGAGAAATGCCGAAGTTTTGGCTAGTAAGTCCGATGGTAATCTGTGGGCGCTCTCGGGAGAGATAGATAAACTTTTGGCGATCAGCCGGGGGAGAGAAATAAGCGAGGCGGATTTGGAGGAGAGCAGTTTGGTAAAAATAGAGGATAACATTTTTAATTTGACTGATGCCATTGGTAATAAAAATAGCAAATTGGCCCTTAAATTATTACACGATAATTTGCAGGCCGGGGCGAATGAAATTTATCTTTTGACAATGATTGTCCGGCAGTTCCGGATATTGATCCAGGTCCGAGCGGCCTTGGATGAGGGCCAGGGGGATTATCGGAGTATGGCTAGTGAATTGGGATTGCACCCTTTTGTGGTGCAAAAAGCCATAGCGCAGGCAAGCAAATATTCCATAGAGCAACTAAAGAGGATTTACAAGAAACTTTTGGAGATTGACATAAAGATAAAAAGAGGGGAAGACGGAGCGACTCTTTTGGAAATGTTTGTGGTAGAAGTAGGCGGATAGGGGTGTAGGGAAGTAGGTTTGTAGAATTTAAAAAACAACTTGTCAAATTGGCAAGTTGTTTTTTGGGGAGATATTATTTCTTGGAAGCGGAATTCAGTTTTTTCATCAGACGTGATTTCTTACGGGCGGCGTTATTTTTTTGGTAGATATGTTTTTCGCAGGCCTTGTCTATAGATTTGGATAGTTGTTTGGCCAGCTCTTTGGCCTTGTCTATTTCTTTGGAGTCAAGAGTCTTTTTAAGCTGGCGATAGAGATAATCAATACCGTCTTTTATTTTTTTATTGACGGTGGCTTTTTTTCTTGACTGGCGTAAACGCTTGGCAGATTGTTTTAGCTGAGGCATAAAATTAAGTTAATTAAGTTAAATAAGGTTAAGGATAGATTATCATAAGATTGGCGATTTGGCAAGGGACAGGGTAAAATTCCAAGCTCCAAATCCCAAATCCGGAATAAATTTTGAAATTCAAATTACAAAATCTCGCCAATTGTCAGGGGTGAGTCGATCTGGTGAGACAGCTTTTTTGAGATTATATTGGCCGATTTGGGTGCGGATTAATTTTTCTAGTATAGCGCCACAGCCCAGTGATTGTCCAAGGTCATGGGCTAGAGAGCGGATATAGGTGCCAGAGGAACAACAAACTTCAATTTTTAATGTCTTGGCCCTTGGCGAATAGGATTTTAGTTGAAGTTTGTAGATGGTTATTTTGTTTGGTTTTAAGCTGAATTCTTTACCTTGGCGGGCCAGTTGATAAGCTTTTTTGCCATTGATTTTTTTGGCAGAGAAAGCGGGTGGTGTTTGGAATTGTTCACCAATAAATTTTTGGAGAGCAGCAGAGATGAGCTTTTTGGTTAGATGACGATACCCCCTTGGTTCACTTATGTGTCCGGTGCAATCGTAAGTGTCAGAAGTCAGGCCAAGCTTTAGGGTGGCAAGATAGCCCTTATCAAGTTTGACAAAATTGTTGATTTTGCGAGTAGACTCGCGCCCGATAGCACAAATCAAAAGGCCCTCAGCAAAAGGGTCTAGGGTGCCGGCATGACCGATGCGCTTCTCACCAGTCAGCCGCCGGAGTTGATTGATAATATCGTGAGAAGTGGGGCCGGGAGGCTTGTTGATCAAGATAAACATATTGTTGGGTTATTGTCTGATAATAGGGTATAATAAGTATAACTGGTAAAATCACAAGTTCCAAATCCCTGCCTCGCTGGCGGGCGGGCAAAATCCAAAATAAATTACAAATTCTAAGATCAAAAAAATAGAATTTGAATATTGGTTATTGGAATTTGTTTGGAAATTGTATCTTGGAGCTTGAAAATTATTTTTTTATGAACAATTTAGACTTAAAAGAACAAACAAAAAATTTGTGTAAGCAATTGGATATTGTGCCGACAAAGAGCAAGGGGCAGAATTTTTTGATTAGCCAAGGGGTTTTGGACAAGATTATCACAACGGCTGACTTGTCCAAAGAAGACGTGGTTTTGGAAATAGGGCCAGGACTGGGTATTTTGACCGAGGAATTGACCAAAAGAGTAGGCAGGGTAGTAGCGGTGGAATTGGATAGAAAATTGCTTGGTTATTTGAAAGATAAATTTGGACAGGTAAAAAATTTGGAGTTGGTAGAGGGGGACGTTATCAAATTGTTAAATTATCAAATTGTTAAATTATTAGAAGGTAAGAAATATAAAGTGGTGGCGAATTTACCTTATCAAATTACTTCCCATGTTTTGCGTTTATTGCTAGAGACGGATAGCGGTCCAAGTGAGATGGTTTTAATGGTACAAAAGGAGGTAGGTGAAAGAATTTGTGCCACGAAGGGAGAAATGTCGGTTTTGGCAGTGATGGTCCAATATTACAGTCGGCCAGAGATGGTGGCGGTGGTTGGTCGAGAAGATTTTTGGCCAGTGCCGGAGGTGGATAGCGCGATTATAAAACTCAAAACCCAAAACTCAAAACTCAAAAGCAAAGAAGATCTATTTTTTAAATTTATAAAAGTAGGGTTTAATGGGAAGAGAAAGATGTTAAAAAATAATTTAAGAAATATTTATTCAGAACAAAAAGTTTTGGCTGCTTTTTGGGAATTAAAGATTGATTCGAGAGCTAGGGCGGAGGATTTGGGAGTAGAGGAATGGAAAAGGTTATATCAAAAATTAGTCGGGTAGGTTGCCGGGAAAGTCGGCAGGTTTGTGCTGAAAAATCGAGCTTTATTTTAAAATTTATAATTTAAAATTTAAAATTGGTTTTATGCACACCTTTTTAATTGGCGGTAAGAATAAAAATATTGTATAATATAAATAAGATGAACTGACATTTAATGCCAGAATATTTACCAAATGGTGAGAAAACTTGGCCAACCAAAGCAATGTTTGGTGTTTTGGTTTTTTTTGGCTTAGCAACTTTGGTTTTAGGCACACTTAGTTTGGGCAAGGGTATAGATTTGGCTCAAAACAGGGGTGAAAATTTACCCGCAAGCCAAACCTTGGGAGAGGAGGAGGCGGGCAAGACAATAGAAGAGCTTCAAGTCATGGACACAGATGGTGATGGGTTGTCTGATTTTAATGAGCTTTATGTTTATGGGACATCGCCATATTTAAAAGATAGTGACTCGGATACATTTGGCGATAAAGAGGAAATAGATGGTGGCTTTGACCCAAATTGTCCAAAAGGGCAGGATTGCCGAGGCACAATAAATACGAATACTCAAGCCCCACTGGCAAACACCAATAAAACACAAGTTGATAATACTGACTTGCTGCCGGTCGATATGGGGGCAGTTGATACAACACAGAGAGCTTTGACACCAGAAGAAAAAGAACAATTAAAACAATTAACACCGGCGCAGATGAGAGAATTGCTTTTGTCGACTGGCGACGTGACCCAGGAACAGCTCGATGCCATTAGTGATGATGAGTTAATGGCGGTGGTAGAGGAAATACTGGCGGGGCAATAGAAAATTTTAGTATAAAATTTTGTATTTGGTGTAAATAAAACATCCCATGCTGGACAATAAAAATCAAGAACATATACACAAGGTATTAACTAAAATTTTAGCTATTTGGCTAATAGTGTTTTTGGTTTTTGGGGGATTGCTCATGTCTACTAGTAGGGCTAGCGCCTTTGATTTCAATCAGGCGATACAGAATATTTTTGATTTTCCATATAGAACATTGCAAAAAGTTTGGCAATTT from the Candidatus Kuenenbacteria bacterium genome contains:
- the truB gene encoding tRNA pseudouridine(55) synthase TruB, yielding MFILINKPPGPTSHDIINQLRRLTGEKRIGHAGTLDPFAEGLLICAIGRESTRKINNFVKLDKGYLATLKLGLTSDTYDCTGHISEPRGYRHLTKKLISAALQKFIGEQFQTPPAFSAKKINGKKAYQLARQGKEFSLKPNKITIYKLQLKSYSPRAKTLKIEVCCSSGTYIRSLAHDLGQSLGCGAILEKLIRTQIGQYNLKKAVSPDRLTPDNWRDFVI
- a CDS encoding septal ring lytic transglycosylase RlpA family protein, with product MRKYIFLWVVVFLGMLAHSQEAASQRLGRINGRLGRLGQPNQNSSASVSAESKDARQAREMEEDRRLNIMADSIRQANRAKRARREKAWQDSVAQAVGNLATSNWDYTTQETFGAVPSGWSEYGLASNYGVGDTFHGRRMANGRIFNAYDPTLAAHKTLPFGTRVMVTDTRTGRSIFVTITDRGPYVAGRIIDLSYAGAKLLADDFVAKGTVPVRITPLLGGQMVGNWPTTSHRISQSPRPSHQAIDIDGETGDPVFAYANGMVTIAKNIGEYGNLIEINHGNFSTRYGHLHNFAVPASSYVYKGQIIGYMGNTGNARRGAKDGSHLHFEIIVGSQPVNPLPFLK
- the holA gene encoding DNA polymerase III subunit delta, giving the protein MIIFLYGPDTFRSKEKLRMFKEKFIREVDKSGLNLVEVEAEKMAINDLNKAMATQSFLAKKRMVVVRDIFKQRKALQVELLELLKVGKFRDGKDDNILIFWDEEPDKRSALFKYLDGSKFKEEFSLLKNNELTSWVIKRVEKKGGKTSKRNAEVLASKSDGNLWALSGEIDKLLAISRGREISEADLEESSLVKIEDNIFNLTDAIGNKNSKLALKLLHDNLQAGANEIYLLTMIVRQFRILIQVRAALDEGQGDYRSMASELGLHPFVVQKAIAQASKYSIEQLKRIYKKLLEIDIKIKRGEDGATLLEMFVVEVGG
- the rsmA gene encoding ribosomal RNA small subunit methyltransferase A, which gives rise to MNNLDLKEQTKNLCKQLDIVPTKSKGQNFLISQGVLDKIITTADLSKEDVVLEIGPGLGILTEELTKRVGRVVAVELDRKLLGYLKDKFGQVKNLELVEGDVIKLLNYQIVKLLEGKKYKVVANLPYQITSHVLRLLLETDSGPSEMVLMVQKEVGERICATKGEMSVLAVMVQYYSRPEMVAVVGREDFWPVPEVDSAIIKLKTQNSKLKSKEDLFFKFIKVGFNGKRKMLKNNLRNIYSEQKVLAAFWELKIDSRARAEDLGVEEWKRLYQKLVG
- a CDS encoding 30S ribosomal protein S20, producing the protein MPQLKQSAKRLRQSRKKATVNKKIKDGIDYLYRQLKKTLDSKEIDKAKELAKQLSKSIDKACEKHIYQKNNAARKKSRLMKKLNSASKK